The Syngnathoides biaculeatus isolate LvHL_M chromosome 6, ASM1980259v1, whole genome shotgun sequence genome has a window encoding:
- the LOC133502541 gene encoding leptin-like, giving the protein MDCITLAILVSVSQVWGAATAAPMPMKVRVKWMSEQLLVKLNKIKVSAGVTLTPPVDQLDGLSSVVALLDGYGELISDSQYLSQVKTEISSLKGTLTHLKQGRCAGEAKANRTSAAGGPLQRLQGQRNFVLTVSMEALLRVKDILTRLLAKMENLDKC; this is encoded by the exons atggACTGCATCACCTTAGCCATCCTGGTGTCCGTCTCGCAAGTGTGGGGAGCGGCCACGGCAGCCCCCATGCCCATGAAGGTCAGAGTCAAGTGGATGTCTGAGCAGCTTCTGGTCAAACTCAACAAAATCAAG GTTTCTGCCGGCGTGACGCTGACGCCGCCGGTTGACCAACTGGACGGGCTCTCCTCAGTGGTGGCCCTTCTGGACGGCTACGGCGAGCTCATCTCAGACTCTCAGTACCTGTCTCAGGTGAAGACGGAGATCTCGTCGCTGAAGGGGACCCTGACTCACCTGAAGCAAGGCCGCTGCGCGGGGGAAGCCAAGGCCAACAGGACCTCCGCGGCGGGGGGGCCGCTCCAGCGGTTGCAGGGTCAGCGAAACTTCGTCCTCACCGTCAGCATGGAGGCGCTCCTCAGAGTCAAGGACATCCTCACTCGGTTGCTGGCGAAGATGGAGAACCTGGACAAATGCTGA